Within Candidatus Thorarchaeota archaeon, the genomic segment GGCGGTCTATGAGGGGCGATGGCTAAGAACACCAATTGCTATACTTGAAGACCAGTATCTTGCAAAATATGATCACCTCCGCAGAGCACTTAGACGCGCAATTGGGATGGATCTTGCAAGAGCAGTTTCCTCACTAGAAGATCCCGAGCGTTTGGGGATTGAGTTTTCCCATCCATCCTTTCTTGTCAAGACATTCATTGACAAGCTTGGGAGAGATGATGCCATCCAGCTTATGCAAGTCAATCTTCAACCGCGTCCATATTACATTCGTCCAAATCTACTGAAATGTAACGAGTCTGAAATGGTGGAGGCACTACATGAGGCCAATATCAAGGTTGAATCAGACCCTGAAGTGACTGGTATCTATAAGGTGATTGAGGGAGCAGACCGCATCATCAGGTCCTCATTATTTCGTAAGGGCAATGTGCTTGTACAGGACAAGGCCAGTGTGTTGACAGTCAGATCGTTAGATGCACGGCCGGGCGATACAGTATGGGATGCCTGTGCAGCCCCCGGAATGAAGACCCAACTCCTCTGGGAGTCCATGCACAAACAGGGCCACTTGGCCGCCTCCGATATTCATCTTGGCAGATTAAAAATGGCGGCCGATCGAATCGGAGCACTCGGCTGTAGTGAGGTCTCATGGATACTTGCAGATGCTTCAACTGTTCCTGTACGTAATGCTGACAAGATCCTCATCGATGCACCATGTACTTCAACAGGAATTCTACGAAGTCGTCCCTCCTTCAAGTGGAAACTAAACAAGAGGTATCTCATGAGTATCATGTCAATACAGCATAAGATTCTGGAGGGGATTATGTCTGTCTATGTGAATAGACCCAGCACTGAAATTGTCTATGCAACATGCTCTCTCTTGCCTCATGAGGGCGAGGACCAAATCGATTCCATGCTGAGCCGGTATGATGTGGAGTTTCTTGAGATTCCAATTCCCAATGCGAGCCACGGTTACCCCGAATATACGTGTACAGATAAGGTCCGACGATTGTTCCCACATATTCACAATACAAGTGGCTTTTTTATTGCGAAGTTTCGTATTGTGTGACCTCACCGTCCACCGGATACTCGTCGATAGATCGAGTCCATTACCCTACGCGCAAATTCCTGATCATCTTTGAAGGCGAACGGAATCGAATAATACTCCTTGCGTGCCTTTTCGATGGTCTCTATATCTCGGCTCACATATGCTCGAAACAATAGTTTGGTCCACTTGAAACATGGGTCTTGATTGAACTTGTCAGAGAATCCGGAGGACTCCGCAACCTGAGTCAGATATTTGATTCCGTCCTTTGGTCTTCCCAGCATCAGATCTGCAAGTGCACCCATACATGCAAAGACAATCGCATTCTTTGCCAATCCTGATTTGATATAGGTCTCGGCGCCCTCCTTGTATTCCTTCGATTTCTTTGCATAGAGTTGACGACCATCAACTATCGTGATATCCCGCAGTTGTTCCTCATGCTCGACCTTTTTCAGCCCTCCGCCACTCAGAAGGGTCGCCTTGAGTTCCGCCTGCATGCTTCGCATATTATCTTTCATGACCAATTTGTTTGCAGTCGTGATCATATTCCGTCCTGCCTTGAGGAGCGACTCGCGGACAGATGAATTCTGTAAGGTGGGATCCGAATTGGCTATTCCGCTCTCATAGACGGCGCGACAATATCGATAGATCTCATAGGCACGATTAATGAGTCCGAGATCGACCAGAAAGTTGAGGCCAGAGATCGCAGTGAGAATGGCATTATCGGTCTCGCCAAGATTTTCGAACTGGGTTGCGGCCTCAATAAGCCATAGGACTGCATCCGAACTCTGTTGAGACATCATCTCTTGGCCCTTGGCAAGGGAGGTGTATGCGTCTATGCACATTACCGATCTGTCAAAGTCCGAACATTTCATGGCCACCTCGCCCTTGGAAATGACCTGATTTCGTAGGCCACAGGTGTAGCGACCCTTATCACTACGAAGCCAAGAGCAATATTCTGATGATTCCACTGTGCCTTTGCACCTCTCGGTAGGTCTTTATCTTGAGCGTTAAAAAATCCATTCACGGCGTATCATAACTCTTAACTGGATATGTAACTTGGGCCTTGAGGAGGTATGCCTCGTGATAGACGGTGATGACGAACTGGAACGAATCCGTAAGAAGAAGATGGAGCAACTGATCGCTCGTGAGAAGCGGCTGCGCGAACAGCAAGAGCGTCAGCAAAAGACCACTACTGAACGATTGGGCCTCCTGAAGCGGTTTTTGGCTCCTGATGCTGCAAGTTACTTGGACGCTCTCAGAAAAAATGAGCCTGTCATTGCGAAGCGTGTTGAGGATGTGATCCTTTATCTCATAGTCTATCGCGGTATTCGTCAGATGTTCAGTCAATTGGATGTTCGGTACGTCGAGCGCCAAGTAAAGGGTGAAGGTCCACGCATTAAGATTCAGCGTGATGGTGAGACCTCCGATTTTAGTGACTATGTCCGCGAGGCCATTCATAAGAAAGATGAATGAATGATTAGACCGATCTCGCTCATTTCATGGCTTGAGCTCGAGATTTCCATTGGCGGATCTTGTATTGCAGATCTTGGATGTCGCCCGGCTTTGAATTCCATGCATTGGCCGTCCGGCGCATCTCAAAGATGAGTGCACCGCCTCGTGCCAGTTTCTGTTCCAATATGTCCACAGCGGTCTCAAGAGCCTTGGCAATATTCTCATGGCCCTCGGTACGTTCCACTATCTGATCCAGATCATCAAATATGGTGTCCGGTGAAGCGCGTTGCCACTGCTCGATAGGAATCTGAGCCTCACGATACTTTTTGGCTGGGATGACCACATTATTCGGACCGAGCTCCACTTCGTCTTCGACTTGCAGTTTATCTATTATTGATTTAATCTCCGCTACGCTTGTAGCCAACATAGCTGCAAGATCTTCAATGGTCACCTTGCGCTTTTGTAAGACAATGCCAAGGATTCGGTATCGCGTATCACCATGAGCCAACAGGGCTTTTCTCAACCCTTCGATGGCCTGTTCTTTTCCCGTGATTGCATCCATCGATGCAGCAGAGAGTTTGGCCAGGTCCTCTTTGAGCTGGCGGACTTGGGCTTGAGCAAGATCCAGTTGGTGCTGGGTTTCTCCTGACTGGGGTAGACCTGATACCACGGGGGCTCCTGTGGTTGGTTGGTCGGATCGCATATCGCGGACCTCTTGCCCCATTGCACGAAGCGCACCCTGAGCCTTCTGGAGTTCAGTCTTTAATTGCTGAATCTCAGAGTCCTTCTCTTTCACACTCTGCTCAAGGGTCTGTAGTTGCTGATTCAGCTGAGATGCCCGTCGGACACTACCGCTAAGTTGGGCTTGCATGGTCTCTAAGCGTTGATTGAGAGCTGCAATTTGCATGGTCTTTTCTCTTAGCCGTGTGTTAATATCGTCGGACATATCAATTCCCATTCTTTGTCAGACGGTGACGGATAAAAAGGAAATGTGTATTGCCTCAAAGGGAAGTGTTTCTGTTATGCGCTTATTCGATGCCCATACTCATCTTGACATGAAACATTACCAGCATGACTTGGACAAGGTGATCAAACGGGCACAGGATGCTGGTGTGGAGGGCATGGTGACCTGCTCTATTGGCCCCGGTTCCTTTAGACGAACACTAGGGATTGTGGAAAAATACAAGGGCCTCGTCTTTCATACTGCTGGAACCTCCGTGTCACAATTGACCAGAAAAGAGGCTGATGAGATCATTGCACTCTCTCGCAAGTATGCTGACCAAATAGTTGCAGTTGGTGAGGTGGGACTTGACTATTACTGGATAAAAGATCCTGCTGGTCGTAAGGCGCAGGAGCCGCTCTTTATTGATTTTATTAGGTTGGCAGAAGAGCTGAATCTGCCAATTGTCATCCATTCACGTAAGGCTGAGGCTGAGGCCACTGACATACTTGAACGGGAATTCAATGGTCCTGTGCTTATGCATTGTTTTGATGGTCCTCCGCGTGTCGCTCAGCGTGTGGCCGACAATGGCTGGTTCATTACACTTCCAGCCAATTTTGGACGCTATAGAAACCGGAGGCGCGCCGCCGAGATCATGCCCCTTGAACAGATCTTACTTGAAACCGATGGTCCCTATCTATCTCCTACGGATCAACGAAACGAGCCTGCAAATGTTAGATATGGCTGTGAAACCCTTGCGGAGATTAAAGAGGTTGATCCCGAAGTTGTCGGGACGACTACGACCTCCAATGCGCGTGAATTCTATCGCCTCTGAAAACTTGTTCAATGCCTGACCGACATGGCCATATACAAAGAAGACTAAATACTATAGTGGACTGTGAAAAGGTGTGTATACTCGGAAATTCATAGACATAACAGCAGAACTCAAGCATCCTGTTGCTGTTGTGGGGCTACCCGGAATTGCAAATGTAGGGCGCATCTCAGTTGAAACGCTTATAGAGGTACTAAATGCAGAACCGGTCATGCAGTTTTTCTGTAGCGATTTCCCACCGCAGGTGATGGTCCATGACGGAATCACGAAGATGCCAAAATCATCACTCTATCTCTATCGATCAGCCCCAGATGAGCCGCATGATGTGTTCTTTCTCACAGCAGACTATCAACCGGGAAATAGTCGTGGTGTCTTCGAGTATGCCGACTTTATCGTTCGAGAATTTGCCACTTATGGTGTGGAAGAGGTCATTGCACTTGCAGCCTACGAGCAAGACTATGCGGCTTACTTCGACCAATTCCCGGCCGAGCCACGTGTCTTTGTCTCAGCAAGTGATCAACAGCTCCTTGACGCATTATCGCTCATCTCAGGGGTTGTGAGTATGAAGCAGGGCGTCATCAATGGCGCTAATGGAATCATTCCGACCTGGGCCGCCACAATGTATGATATGAAGGGTGCCTGTCTTCTAGGCGAGACCATCGGTATTCTCAAGATGGATTATCGCGCAGCCAGAATGGCCATCGCCGTCTTTGGGGATCTGGTGGGCCTCAAGACACCTCTTGATGCACTTGATGAACAGGCTGAACAAGTAGTTGAATTTCTTGGATGGGCCAAGGACGAGATGGAACAGCAGGGTAAGCAAATGCAGGACGAGGAGACTCGACCTGACCGTTATATCGGATGATATTGTTATTCAACAAGTTCGGGGCGAAGAATATCAGTTATCAATGCTTGGCTGTCCAGATTAATATAGAAATAATGATCATTATGTTTGACCTTTACTGTAAAGGGAAATCGCTTGGCACTGATTAGCACATTGGGCGGTACATTTAGTACGGTCTTTTTGCCACAGACTGGGCATTTTGCGTATCTTTTAAACATCTATTCCACCTTTATCAGATTATAAAATTCTCTGATCATTTTGTAACTAATTTTGTATCTTCGCTCACTAGTAGAGTGGCACGGTATTGTTCGGGGCTTTGTAAGGCTTCCGTAAATAAGTTAATGATATCTGCTGCATCCATGTCGTATATTGTTGAAGAGTTTGTACCAATAATTCGTAGATTCTCGTAGACTCCAAACTCTGCCAGAATCTTAAACTCACTGTTGTTATGCTGTGCCTGAAGGATAAAGTGTTTTGCAAAATCTTTGAATTCGTTCTTTGGCCCCCTGAGGCTTGCCTGAATATGTATAGTTCTGCCTTTTTGAAGGAGTTCATCAAGAAGATACGCACGAATGACTTGGTTGCCGACCTTCCGACGGATATCACTAAATTCTTCAATGGTCCCATCGGCATTTTTCAGCTTCCATGTATGTGTACTCAAGTACTACCACCTATACTTTATACTTTGAAGCCGGATTATATAGAGATTATCTGCTCGTATTCTTGCGCGGAATACCTTTATTTGTTGGTGAGCATAACAATTCTCTGCCGATTATACGATGGAGTGAGTCGAATGTTACAAACAATCGATATGGCTATCCGCGAAGTTCACATTGGACTTTGGTTCCTTGTTGTGGGCTATTACTTCTTTCTGTTCCTGTTTCTCTTGTTCTTCCGTTGGCGAAACACCAAGAATCCATTCCAGCTAGCAATGGCTCTGTTCTTTTTGCTACTGGCCATTGGAAGATGTTTCTACTTTGTCGGTGATTTCTATGCGGATTCACGCTCACTATATGGTGGACTCCCCTCTCTTGGCGTCACTACATTACTACCTGATCTCACTCCATGGCTTAGTGCTGGTGCATTCTTTCAATGGATGGCCCTTGCAATTCTTTCGGCAACAGCAGGCTTCATGATTATCGGACGAAGATGGGGCGAGATTCTCTTTGCAACCCCCGCTGCGATAATTGCAGTCGTACTGGCAGTCTTTCCTCTGGACTCAGGTATGCGTGCGAATATTACCGGTAGTGCAGGAGCAATCTATGCATTATTCATCCCCTTATTGTTCTGGTATCTGGCATATCAGTCAGGCGGGCTTCTCCGAAGGTCAAACTTCATTCTTGGACTTGGCTTCTTTGTTCTCTTTGCGGGTAGAGCGGTTCACTCCGGTAGAGAAGTACTGGCAACTTTTGTCTTCGGGAGCTACACGATTCCCGGCATTCTCGCACCGGGCCTGATTGTGATAGGACTGATTCTTATTGCTATAGGAAATGAATGGGGTCAGAAATAATTACATACATGTGGTAGAGGTGATTTGATCTCTACCATTCAATCTCTTTTAGCCGATCTCTTTCCATTCAAGCATTTTTAGATCTTCAAGAGTATGGAGTGCTTTTTGTACATCTTTGAGATGCTTTCCGAGCTGATCTGCAATTGCTCGTGTGGTGAGGCTCCCCTTACACATCTTTGCAACATCGTACGTGTCTTGGTCCATCTGTCCAAGTCGAACAAGCATTGGTGAGACCTTGCCTTTTAGAAGCGGGACTATGATTTTCTTTTCTGAGGCCTTCCCGTTCTTGGTAATGTCGTCAAGGATCTTGCCAAATTTCTCAAATGGCTCCAGATTGCCATCCCAGTCCACAAGGACATCTTCGTACTCTTTTACAAAGGCATTATTCACATCCGCAAGAACGGCCATGGCTGCATTGGTGTCGTCCACTTTATCCACGATCGCTGCAACAATGACATTTTTTCTGAGTGAGAGGCAGATGTCAAAAGCTCCAAAGTCTATTACGTGAACACGATTCCCGGAACTCAGCTCTCGCCCGAATTGAATCAGGGCGGTCAAAAACCCGCTGATGAGGTTCGGATCCATGTCGGCCTCGCCATATTTTCTGTCGAGAACACACAACCCACTGTCAGCAATGAGGATGTAGATGGCCTGAATCAAATCGAGATCGCTCCATTCAATACTTACGAATTCACTATGAATCATGTGTTTATATCAGTATTCGTGCTGTGGCCTTATTGATTTGTTTTTGGTTTTGTTGGCAAAATTAACATTCCGGAGGGCTTTTTACCGATACTACTGGAGCATTCTACGGTGAACACGGTGGACACAGCAAAGGATGCCCGGGTTCTAATCGTAGAGGATGCACTTGCTCGCCTCACGGCTCTCATTCGCAATCGGCGACTGAAGATGCATCTGAACTATGGAAAGTTCAATGAGGTGTTAAAGACTCTTGAGGGGATCTTTTACGAGATCAAGTACTCCTATGTAGAGGCACCACAACTGGCTGAACTTCCGGCTACAAAAAAGATCGTTCAGGCAGTTGTTGCTATGGGCGAAGGCTTTGAGACCACCCTTACGTCAACTGGTCACAAACCTAAGACCGAGGGTGAGAGATTAGCAATTGCAGAGTTCCGCTATGCAATTCGTGCCATCACTGGGTTCCCACGAAGGCTCCAAAAATTCCCTGATGATGCCGGGTACGCCGTGGATCTACTAGCTGTCGAGATCAGTCAGACGAGTGCGGTGAAAGGCAGCGACAAACTCACCGAATGCCGATGCACCGACGGTTCACGAATCTGGACTATTGTGACCAATATTCAAGGTGTCAAAAAGGAGACGAAATTAGCTGCTGCTGTGCTTCCCCCGACAGAATTCATGGGCGTGATTAGCGAGGCCATGTTCTTAGGGGGTGAGTCGTTGCCGGATGAAACATCTCTCGGTCTTATGGATGATATTCCTGAACGATCACTTGCACAGGCACGTGGGCAGGTGCTCTCCTTGATCAAGAGGCTTGCGTAAAAGTGGTAGAGCTAAAAGAACTTCAGAAGCGATTGAATGAGTTCGATGAGGCACGAGGCTGGAATTCATTTCCTGCGTCACAGGTCTTCACTCATCTGATCGAGGAACTTGGTGAGATTTCCCGTTTTATCACCATCGAGGAAGGCTACAAAATAGTAGGAATTGGTCATGAGGCACCGAAAAAAGAATCACTGGGCCGAGAATTCGCTCAGGTCTTCTCATTATTTGTGCAGTTGGCCAATCACTTTGGCATCGATCTCGAAACCTGTATTCAAGAAGAACTGGAGATTATGGGGCGGCGATTTCCTGAGGATGAGTGGGCGAAGCGTCTAAAGAAGTGAACTATGCCCCACCGCGAAACGACTGGACGGATGGCCGTGCAGTGATTCTATTGCAGTCGTCGTTGGGCATCAAGTGCCTTTTTGGCCATGTCCTCAAGATCCTTTGTTGCAGCAAGGAGGCCTAGTGCCTTATTTCGGACTACTGTAATGTTCTTCTCTTTGGCCCACTGAGCAAGACCTGTCACAAGAGGGCCAAGTGCAGTCCGTGCAGCCTCTACGGTTCCCACAGCCTTCCCTAAAAGCTCAAGAGCCTCTTTTGGTTTCATTCCTGATTCTGCGACTCTCATCCAAACCAGGGCATGAATCATATACAGCGAGTCCAACATCAGTGTTGGTGACTTGGGATTATCCTGTACCTTCTTGATCAGTCTGTCCTGTCTGGTTTCAAAGACATCCTTGAAGAGGCCAAATGCCTTCTTCACATTTCCCTTATCCAGTTCGATTATTCCTTTCTGAAGCTTTTCATCGGTTTCGGACATCGCTGTATCCTCTCAGTTTATTGTCTGATGCTCTGTTGAGTGTTCAAGATACTATTATGACTTTCTGCTCGTATCAATGTTCCTAAGTATGTGTATTATGTTTTTGAACATTGTTGATGCTAATCAGCCGGGAATCTAAAGCGAAACCTCTCTCTATGTACATCGGAATGACGTGGATCTGTATAGACTTGTTTCAGGGACGGTCCTCTACTTAATTTTCTGTGAGAGATAATGTTTATTTCCTGCCATTCGCTTCAGATTATATCTGCGACTTGACACTGGAGGTATACAATTGGTTAAGACTACATTCACGTTTGAGGAACTCAAGAGGATCTCTTATAGAGAGCTACGGGAACTTCAGGAACGCAAGTTTAAGGCGTTCATCCGATATCAGGTCTATCCGAACCATCCTTACTATAGACGGCTCTTCAAGGAAAATAACATTGATCCGTTCAATATCACAAAGATAGAGGACTGGGAGAAGTACCAAATCCCATTGGTTCGAAAGATCGACTACAAAGACCATCTCAAGGAGTTTGTACTGAATCCCTCAGAAGTGGATGGCAAAGAGAGGGACCCCGCAGAGATTGTCAAGAACCTACTGAACTATGCTCGTGCCGCAGGCAAGGCCGAGCTGTATAAATTTCTAAGAAATAATGGGGCCCGCGTAAAATTACATCTGGGTGCATCTGCGGCAATGGACAGAATTAGAGAACGTTTGACCTACATGTATGCCCCGCTTCAGTTCTGGTTGAGTTCAGGTCGCGCCTCTGGGATGCCAGCACCTGTATTTCTCACGCGATATGATAATGATCTCTTGTACAAGAATTGTGTCAAGGTCGGCCAGATGGCTGTTGATCCCTGGGCTGCTGAGGGATGGGAACTGGTGAGCATGAATCTCTTCCCCTATGCACCACATCTAGGATGGCATGCAGTTAACTTGGGTCTCAAACAGATGTCAAAATTCTATGTGGCCACAAGTGCTGGTGGGGCAATTCCCACGCCAAAACTTGTAGAGATTGCAAATCTCTTCAAAGCAAATGGCTTTGCAGGCATGCCCAGCTATCTCCGTAACAGGTTCATCCGTGCGATGAAGGAAGCAGACTATGAGGCTCCTGAGAAAGTCGTGGTTCTCTTGGCCGGAGAGAAGATCTACCCTCCAGTAGTAGATGATATGATCTCAACCCTCAAGTCCAAAGGTGCAAAGGAAGTCCGTGTTATTGGGGGATATGCATCATCTGAGAGCAAGGTCTCGTTTGCCGTGCAGTGTGATTATAACGGACCTTATCATAATGTGAGTCCTCTTGTCCTCTCTTTCGAGTTCACCCGGCTCAATAAGGATGGAAGCTGGGAGTTTGTTGACGAGAACGAGCCGGGGCATGTTACTCTGTTCCATCTGGATGCGACAGGTACGGTCTTCGAAGGTTTTCTCTTGGGTGATGTTACCTCCCGTCATGAGAACGGAAAGTGCCCGATCTGTGGGATTGATGGTCCTCACTTTTGGGACATTGGCCGTCAAAATGATGCTGAGGCTCAAATTGAAATCATGGGACTCTCAGAGAAAAAGATCAAAGGTGCCACCGTCAATCTGACCGCTCTGAGAACGGATCTCCTTCGTTTCCCTGAGATTGAGGAGATACAGATAGAGATTGCCAAGGAGGACATGAGCGATCCGTACAGTATGGATGTTCTCAACTTGTATGTTGCAACGCATTCATCAGTGAGACCCCCACATAACACACTCGTCACTGAGATACAGCGTCTGACAAAAGACTCGACAGAGATTACTCCACGAGTCTTTATGATGTCCTTTGAAGAACTTCTCGAGAAGGCGGGTGGTATGAAGTTCATGGAGATTGCAGATGTACGTCCAAAACCTGCATGACAGATTACAAGTTTATGGCTTAAGCCAAAGAACAAATAAGGATAATCTGATAGTACGAGGTCGATGCACTATGGCGCTTGAAAACGAGCCTGACGGAATCACAACTGGTGAGGAACGTTTTGCAATCAGTGCTTATGATATTGCAAGTCGTACACTCACACTCTGGTTGCGTAGGATTTTGGAATATATCATAGTGGCGGGGGCAATCTTGCTCTTGTACCAAACGATCTCTCTGATTGTGATAATGGTTGTTACGGGGTCTCTGCCCAACTTCATATCATTTAATGGAA encodes:
- a CDS encoding MazG-like family protein → MVELKELQKRLNEFDEARGWNSFPASQVFTHLIEELGEISRFITIEEGYKIVGIGHEAPKKESLGREFAQVFSLFVQLANHFGIDLETCIQEELEIMGRRFPEDEWAKRLKK
- a CDS encoding TatD family hydrolase, whose product is MRLFDAHTHLDMKHYQHDLDKVIKRAQDAGVEGMVTCSIGPGSFRRTLGIVEKYKGLVFHTAGTSVSQLTRKEADEIIALSRKYADQIVAVGEVGLDYYWIKDPAGRKAQEPLFIDFIRLAEELNLPIVIHSRKAEAEATDILEREFNGPVLMHCFDGPPRVAQRVADNGWFITLPANFGRYRNRRRAAEIMPLEQILLETDGPYLSPTDQRNEPANVRYGCETLAEIKEVDPEVVGTTTTSNAREFYRL
- a CDS encoding PAC2 family protein, which translates into the protein MYTRKFIDITAELKHPVAVVGLPGIANVGRISVETLIEVLNAEPVMQFFCSDFPPQVMVHDGITKMPKSSLYLYRSAPDEPHDVFFLTADYQPGNSRGVFEYADFIVREFATYGVEEVIALAAYEQDYAAYFDQFPAEPRVFVSASDQQLLDALSLISGVVSMKQGVINGANGIIPTWAATMYDMKGACLLGETIGILKMDYRAARMAIAVFGDLVGLKTPLDALDEQAEQVVEFLGWAKDEMEQQGKQMQDEETRPDRYIG